TGGACCCGGCCGGACACCGTCACCTGGGGCAGCTTCTGCAGCACCACGTCGCGGATTTGGGCCACGCCCGGCGACACGACCGCCGAGTAGCTCTCCGGCGCGTGGTAGTAGCTGTCGAACAGGAAGGTCGCCGGGCCCGGCTCGGACGTGTAGCTGTAGCGGCCCAGCGAATCGGAGATCAGGTCGGTCGCGTCGCCCTGGACGGCGATCCCGATCCCGGCGACCGGCAGCATCGTCTGGGAATCGAGGACGCGCCCGTTCACGTTGCCCACGCTGGTGGAGACGCGCTCCCAGGCGGCGACGAGGTCCGGGCGCGGCCCGACCTGGTCCGGGTCGGCGGCCTGCGGCGTGCCGGTCGCCACCAGGATGTCGCGCAGGTGGCGCGGGTCGAGCGAGTAGCCGTACTGGGCGCGGGTCATCCCCTGCAGCAGCGCGGCGGCGCCCGCCACCACGGCCGCCGCGCTCGAGGTCCCGTTGAAGGCCTGCGTGTACCAGGCGCTCTCCGCGAAGCCGGATCCCTGCAGGTCGCCGTAACCGCAGCTCGCCACCTGCTCGCCCCAGGCCTGGACGTCGACCCGCGCGCCGTGGTTGGTGAACCACTCGGGCTCGAGGGTGGCCGGTTCCCCGGCGCCCACCATGACGGCGCCGGAGTGCCGGGCCGCCGGGTCGAACAGGCCGGCGTAGACGGGGTCGTCGAGGTCCTGCAGCCCGTTGCCGGCCACCTCCACGACGGTGCGGCCGAGGGCCGTGGCGATGCTGACCGCGTCGAACGTGTCCTGCCAGTACTCCATCGGGATGTAGCCGTAGTCGCCGGCCCCGTTGGCGTTGGGGCCCGCCCCCTGCAGCTCGATCAGGATGATGTCGCCGTAGGCGGTCGCGCCGGTGGCGTTGCTCACCGCCGCGGAGGTGCTCAGGCTGTGGATCGAGACGCCGCCGACCAGGCAGGACGGGGCCACGCCGCGGATGCCCTGGCCGTTGTCGGCGCCCCGGATCACGCCCAGCACGGCGGTGCCGTGGTTGCGCCACTCCTGGTCCGCGACGACCCCGCCGGCGGTGTGGACCGGGGCCGTCAGGTCCTCGTGGGTCCACAGCCAGGCGCCTTCGATGTCCAGCACGCGCACGCCCGTGCCGCGGCCG
The bacterium genome window above contains:
- a CDS encoding S8 family serine peptidase, whose amino-acid sequence is GRGTGVRVLDIEGAWLWTHEDLTAPVHTAGGVVADQEWRNHGTAVLGVIRGADNGQGIRGVAPSCLVGGVSIHSLSTSAAVSNATGATAYGDIILIELQGAGPNANGAGDYGYIPMEYWQDTFDAVSIATALGRTVVEVAGNGLQDLDDPVYAGLFDPAARHSGAVMVGAGEPATLEPEWFTNHGARVDVQAWGEQVASCGYGDLQGSGFAESAWYTQAFNGTSSAAAVVAGAAALLQGMTRAQYGYSLDPRHLRDILVATGTPQAADPDQVGPRPDLVAAWERVSTSVGNVNGRVLDSQTMLPVAGIGIAVQGDATDLISDSLGRYSYTSEPGPATFLFDSYYHAPESYSAVVSPGVAQIRDVVLQKLPQVTVSGRVHGEGGQPLGAVRVELLDSPLSPVETFGDGVYSLPGVATGRAGNLLFHRKPGHGARVIGLLPEVTPGNIMPQFAELPAADETFATTGDFSPMSTAWMWGIAPTGPDSCFSMPGCWGVGYYGEYNDNQYSTLTSPAYAFPGADELHLSFHIWCDTEPGYDGVRLELLQGETWLVIEPVGGYDYASVAALGGGPGWSGRQGDWRGVVFDLTGRDLSSFRFRLLFRADGSLHYRGFFFDDVTFDAGNTFVAVDGDAPAATRLAAHPNPFNPRTTVRWEAASAGLRALEVFDARGRRVRTLAGGDAARGEVVWDGRDDAGRAAAAGVYLVRLQDLAGATATARITLVR